A stretch of Spirosoma oryzicola DNA encodes these proteins:
- a CDS encoding glycosyl transferase, which translates to MTLAFTICSINYLAQARTLGDSLKETNPDYTYVIGLVDKLSVANLPAELMPEYAMLEVDKIGIPDFAAMCDRYDITELNTAVKPFYIDYFFKNNPDVTQLIYFDPDIIIYQPLHKLNQALQQHSLVLTPHTCSPTPDWERPNEIHHLGTGIFNLGFIGLRKDQTAQEFVDWWKERLVYECRIDLCNGLFVDQHWVNFAPVYYDNVLIDRHVGYNVAYWNLHERYFSQDSGGQWRVNDTELLQFFHYSGYNPYRPNDVSKYQTRFTFDPVEIPGQERPDVKPLFDIYRNRLLKNHNDIYRKYPCVYIKPPKVLRYKRVRKVLNTPFTRLISLLETH; encoded by the coding sequence ATGACACTTGCTTTCACTATATGCTCCATTAATTATTTAGCTCAGGCCCGAACGTTAGGCGATTCACTCAAAGAAACGAATCCCGACTATACGTACGTAATTGGGCTGGTTGATAAGCTTAGTGTAGCCAACCTGCCCGCCGAGCTGATGCCGGAGTACGCCATGCTGGAGGTAGACAAGATCGGTATCCCCGATTTTGCCGCTATGTGCGACCGGTATGATATTACAGAACTCAACACCGCTGTCAAGCCTTTCTACATCGATTACTTCTTCAAGAATAATCCAGATGTCACTCAACTTATTTATTTTGACCCTGACATCATCATTTACCAACCGCTGCATAAACTGAACCAGGCGCTGCAACAACACAGTCTGGTGTTGACTCCGCACACATGTTCACCCACACCGGACTGGGAACGCCCCAACGAGATCCACCATTTAGGTACGGGAATTTTCAACCTGGGTTTTATTGGCCTGCGTAAGGACCAGACAGCACAAGAGTTTGTTGATTGGTGGAAAGAGCGACTGGTCTACGAATGCCGGATCGATCTATGCAACGGTCTTTTTGTTGATCAACACTGGGTTAATTTTGCACCAGTTTACTACGACAATGTTTTGATTGATCGTCACGTAGGCTATAACGTTGCTTACTGGAATTTACACGAGCGCTATTTCTCCCAGGATTCAGGTGGACAATGGCGCGTAAATGACACCGAGCTTCTTCAATTTTTTCATTACAGTGGGTACAACCCCTACCGGCCAAACGATGTGTCTAAGTACCAAACGCGGTTTACGTTTGATCCTGTGGAAATTCCCGGTCAGGAGCGCCCCGATGTAAAACCACTCTTTGATATCTATCGGAACAGGCTATTGAAAAACCACAATGATATTTATCGGAAATACCCCTGCGTATACATAAAACCCCCGAAGGTACTCCGGTACAAACGGGTGAGAAAGGTGCTAAACACGCCCTTTACTAGACTTATTTCGCTCTTAGAAACGCATTGA
- a CDS encoding glycosyltransferase family 2 protein, with protein MENPVRPTISVALCTYNGETYLPAQWQSLLDQHLLPDEIVVCDDRSTDGTVALLERLAAEAPFRVRILVNDVQLGSNKNFERALSECTGDLIFICDQDDYWFPNKISVMTDYMEKHPNDQLAFSDAWVTDEHLQGRERRFWTWIRFDEEAQNRWRTGEMMEVMLDGNRVMGCATVVRRSFLNRVMPFPDEVPGYIYDGWLGLVGAAYNAIQFVDEPLLLYRTHVRQQVGVRQKEPPQRVRLRDRFSRHRAIKLAPLREKQATLATISRLLAERVPQEAPGLTLLRRRLSHFTMRSCLPHDRLRRLKPVLNSLQQGNYNRYADAAANWYAPYLAALGDVLE; from the coding sequence ATGGAAAATCCGGTTCGACCGACAATATCGGTTGCCTTGTGTACCTATAACGGTGAAACTTACTTACCTGCGCAGTGGCAAAGCCTACTCGACCAGCACTTATTACCCGATGAGATAGTGGTATGCGACGACCGCTCCACCGATGGTACAGTCGCCCTGCTGGAACGCTTAGCCGCTGAGGCTCCTTTCCGCGTACGGATTCTGGTCAACGATGTCCAACTGGGCTCCAATAAAAACTTTGAGCGCGCTCTGTCAGAATGTACTGGCGATTTAATTTTCATCTGTGATCAGGACGACTATTGGTTTCCCAACAAGATCAGTGTGATGACTGATTATATGGAGAAGCACCCCAATGATCAGCTTGCTTTCTCTGACGCCTGGGTGACTGATGAACATTTGCAGGGACGCGAACGACGGTTCTGGACCTGGATTCGCTTCGATGAAGAGGCACAAAATCGTTGGCGAACGGGCGAGATGATGGAAGTAATGCTCGATGGCAATCGGGTCATGGGTTGTGCAACGGTTGTTCGTCGATCTTTTCTGAACAGAGTGATGCCTTTTCCCGACGAAGTTCCCGGCTATATCTACGATGGCTGGCTTGGTCTGGTAGGAGCCGCTTACAACGCCATTCAATTCGTTGATGAGCCGCTGCTGTTGTACCGAACGCACGTCCGGCAGCAGGTAGGTGTTCGTCAAAAAGAGCCACCTCAGCGCGTTCGTTTGCGAGACCGTTTTTCCAGACACCGCGCTATAAAGCTAGCCCCCTTGCGTGAAAAGCAGGCGACACTGGCTACGATCAGTCGCTTGCTGGCCGAGCGAGTACCGCAGGAAGCGCCAGGACTTACGTTACTTCGTCGTCGTCTTTCTCATTTTACGATGCGAAGCTGCCTGCCGCATGATCGACTGCGACGCTTGAAACCCGTGTTAAACAGCCTTCAGCAAGGTAATTATAACCGCTATGCCGACGCTGCCGCTAACTGGTATGCGCCGTATCTGGCGGCTCTTGGTGATGTGCTTGAATAA
- a CDS encoding glycosyltransferase family 9 protein yields MAYWSRQRALWTHRYNKYTHIVGKYWSFVWKYLELRQLKSKLGDKPLVAIILSEQMGDIIACEPVAREVRQRHPDAHILWVVRQQYAELVKYHPDLDGFFVEKCPSERVLLLRTGIFDQVYNMHISHRKCKYCPEDPINPTADQINLTFDNYYDRGDLLYMFSQAAGLPALTAEPKMYIPEEVRQRVAALQLQESPIVIHCQSSHIMRDWPVENWNRLVKWLLDMYPYPVIEVGLQSIITEAHPNFRSLCGQLSLLETAEVIRQSHLFIGIDSGPAHMANATGATSILLLGQLFDFVDYLPYSGRYKRGEDVTILNNFGHPCAELPYAWVQDAVLQRLGQPKFV; encoded by the coding sequence ATGGCTTATTGGTCGCGCCAACGAGCCCTCTGGACTCACCGTTATAATAAATATACCCACATTGTGGGTAAGTATTGGTCGTTCGTTTGGAAATACCTCGAATTACGTCAGCTTAAATCTAAGCTGGGCGATAAGCCGCTGGTAGCGATCATCTTGTCCGAACAGATGGGTGATATCATTGCCTGTGAGCCTGTTGCACGTGAAGTTCGGCAACGCCATCCTGATGCACACATCCTTTGGGTTGTTCGGCAGCAATATGCTGAACTGGTTAAATACCACCCGGACTTAGACGGTTTTTTTGTTGAAAAGTGCCCTAGTGAGCGAGTCCTGCTGTTGCGTACCGGTATTTTCGATCAGGTCTATAACATGCATATTTCGCACCGCAAGTGCAAATACTGCCCGGAAGATCCGATCAACCCAACTGCTGATCAGATCAATCTGACGTTTGATAATTACTACGACCGTGGAGACTTGCTGTACATGTTTTCACAGGCTGCCGGTTTACCGGCTCTGACAGCAGAGCCTAAAATGTACATTCCAGAGGAAGTTCGACAGCGCGTAGCGGCACTTCAACTTCAGGAATCCCCGATTGTCATTCACTGTCAATCAAGTCATATTATGCGCGACTGGCCGGTAGAGAACTGGAACCGGCTGGTAAAATGGCTGCTTGATATGTATCCTTATCCCGTCATAGAAGTTGGCCTGCAATCGATTATCACTGAAGCGCACCCCAATTTCCGAAGCCTATGCGGTCAGTTGAGCCTGCTGGAAACGGCTGAGGTAATCCGGCAATCGCATTTATTTATCGGGATTGATAGCGGTCCGGCTCACATGGCTAACGCAACCGGTGCTACCAGCATTCTTTTACTTGGCCAGTTGTTCGACTTTGTCGATTACCTTCCTTATTCGGGACGTTACAAACGTGGGGAGGATGTTACCATTCTGAATAATTTCGGCCATCCCTGTGCGGAACTTCCTTACGCGTGGGTACAGGACGCTGTCTTACAGCGATTAGGTCAACCAAAATTTGTATGA
- a CDS encoding ArnT family glycosyltransferase, which produces MTVLFLASFFLYIIYLGRLATKLCRESLTEWFLTTFLLGAGSTILTGFILSAFYLTANTFAWAGAVFVTATILGFLLNRLIAPRNRAEPQGFSVLALFQQRWQTFGDWFSGLSTYTKFLFSILFATLSVIAITNLLLVFFTVPNEWDSMTGHLNRVMQYVQRGTMRHFGGTNWNIDTYPKSVCTLQIYSFLITGRFENGFKFIHHLSYWTAIVAVFGIVRRIAANRPERTSLSASFFCALAYALLPDFLMQSITTETDIVLTAYLSVLLYMLFTYRQTQDNRYLWLAGMAFGIAFGHKITFALLLPSVFVIMIHTVFLSPSWVTTFARTWRLAAAIVVGVCLWTLPTGYLKNIEVFGHPIGPPTALKHQSVERAGSFRNLMEQGSRNVVRYGYDHVNLDGIRNLKVGADLNHIMRQPLVVLEDKLHMRLDEETDFSIQPFSFDRRFIFYNANPYWGVFGFGLIFPLLLLVLVGYVRSTAHIFLGIALLLHFVALSYSAPYDPFKGRYFIETGLFGATFLALIFLHPRTTVESPGRSIWKSYVGLVTVLGCVSALLCVFLNTRALPFAWTTPDGRHILSAFESDRVRQITLGRPDTYVAYKRFDELVPENATVALGTINDDYEYPLYGPHLSRRLIAINPFEQGLKPIPANADYLFFAKSVIAPRPGDIRLGTDTTLREGVVVPGEDYYLRKLH; this is translated from the coding sequence ATGACTGTTCTTTTTCTTGCTTCGTTCTTTCTCTACATTATTTACCTCGGACGACTCGCGACTAAGCTATGTCGTGAGTCACTTACCGAGTGGTTCCTAACGACTTTTTTGCTTGGTGCGGGCAGCACCATTCTGACCGGGTTCATTCTATCGGCGTTTTATCTTACGGCTAATACGTTTGCCTGGGCGGGTGCCGTGTTTGTAACGGCAACTATTCTCGGCTTTTTGCTGAACCGATTGATCGCACCGAGAAACCGTGCCGAACCTCAAGGTTTTTCTGTTTTGGCTCTCTTCCAGCAACGCTGGCAAACGTTCGGTGATTGGTTTAGTGGTCTCTCGACGTACACTAAATTCCTGTTTTCAATACTTTTCGCAACGCTGTCTGTTATTGCGATTACCAATTTACTGCTGGTATTCTTCACCGTTCCAAACGAATGGGACAGCATGACGGGGCATTTGAACCGGGTCATGCAGTATGTTCAGCGAGGAACCATGCGGCATTTCGGCGGTACCAACTGGAATATCGATACGTATCCGAAAAGCGTCTGTACACTACAGATTTATTCGTTTCTGATTACTGGCCGCTTCGAAAATGGATTCAAATTTATCCACCATCTAAGCTATTGGACGGCTATTGTTGCTGTTTTCGGCATTGTACGACGAATAGCCGCTAACCGCCCTGAGAGAACGTCGCTATCAGCCAGTTTTTTCTGTGCGCTGGCTTATGCTCTGCTTCCAGACTTTCTGATGCAGTCCATCACGACGGAAACGGATATTGTGTTGACGGCCTACCTGAGTGTGCTGCTCTACATGCTGTTCACGTATCGACAAACTCAGGATAACCGCTATCTCTGGTTGGCGGGTATGGCATTTGGTATCGCTTTTGGCCACAAAATCACATTTGCGCTACTACTACCATCGGTGTTTGTCATTATGATACACACTGTTTTTCTGTCGCCTTCCTGGGTTACAACCTTTGCACGGACCTGGCGTCTGGCCGCTGCTATTGTAGTAGGAGTTTGTCTGTGGACACTTCCAACGGGCTACCTGAAAAACATTGAGGTGTTCGGTCATCCGATTGGGCCGCCAACGGCCTTAAAACACCAATCGGTAGAACGCGCCGGATCGTTTAGAAACCTGATGGAGCAGGGAAGCCGAAACGTTGTGCGCTATGGCTATGATCACGTTAACCTGGATGGTATTCGAAATCTGAAAGTTGGCGCGGACCTGAATCATATCATGCGGCAACCGCTTGTGGTGCTTGAAGATAAGCTTCATATGCGGCTGGACGAAGAGACCGATTTTTCGATTCAACCGTTTTCCTTCGACCGTCGATTTATTTTTTACAATGCAAACCCGTATTGGGGCGTGTTTGGCTTCGGCCTTATTTTCCCGTTGCTATTGCTGGTCCTGGTCGGCTATGTTCGATCAACGGCTCACATTTTTCTGGGGATAGCCCTACTGCTGCATTTTGTGGCGCTCTCCTACTCGGCCCCCTACGATCCGTTCAAAGGGCGCTATTTCATCGAAACCGGCTTATTTGGCGCTACTTTTCTAGCTCTTATTTTTCTCCATCCCCGTACCACAGTGGAATCGCCAGGTCGGTCTATCTGGAAAAGTTATGTGGGTTTGGTAACTGTACTTGGTTGCGTATCGGCATTGCTGTGTGTATTTCTGAATACGCGCGCTTTACCCTTTGCCTGGACAACACCCGATGGCAGGCATATTCTATCCGCATTCGAGTCGGATCGTGTTCGACAAATTACGCTTGGCCGGCCCGATACCTACGTTGCTTACAAACGTTTCGATGAGCTTGTCCCCGAAAACGCGACGGTTGCGCTCGGTACGATCAATGATGATTACGAGTATCCGCTTTATGGTCCACATCTGTCTCGTAGACTAATTGCCATTAATCCGTTTGAACAGGGACTAAAGCCTATTCCTGCGAACGCAGATTACTTATTCTTCGCCAAAAGTGTGATTGCACCCCGGCCCGGTGATATTCGGTTAGGAACCGACACAACCCTGCGCGAAGGAGTGGTTGTACCGGGCGAAGATTATTACCTACGTAAACTACACTGA
- a CDS encoding DUF5672 family protein, which translates to MKYPVSVSVGVVIPVYKPDLTDNERIALTQCMRVLGHYPVWLVAPQSLDISLYQKLYPSLQVKTFDDSFFASIQGYNKLMLSEVFYKAFTDVEYILIHQLDAFVFRDELADWCQKGYDYIGAPWLRDRDFTGWRDELWFTVKQRAATWLDLKKPDGVTPKEIISLNGVGNGGLSLRRVSAMLRHLPELKQKINKYEQIHVHQYNEDVFWGIEVNRYWPRLRIPDYREAMKFAIEFYPKRAVEDYNKGQLPFGCHAWDIHGTAYWRPIFAQYGYQI; encoded by the coding sequence ATGAAGTATCCGGTATCCGTGAGCGTCGGCGTAGTCATCCCTGTTTATAAACCAGATTTAACTGATAACGAGCGCATTGCGTTGACGCAGTGCATGCGCGTTTTAGGCCATTACCCGGTCTGGCTTGTAGCTCCACAATCCCTCGACATTTCTCTTTACCAGAAATTATACCCTTCTTTGCAAGTCAAAACGTTCGATGATTCGTTTTTTGCCAGTATTCAGGGCTACAATAAGTTGATGCTTTCAGAGGTCTTCTACAAGGCATTCACCGATGTAGAGTACATCCTCATTCATCAGTTAGACGCATTTGTTTTTCGCGACGAACTGGCGGACTGGTGTCAGAAAGGATACGATTACATTGGAGCGCCCTGGTTGCGGGATCGGGATTTTACGGGCTGGCGCGACGAGCTTTGGTTTACGGTCAAACAACGAGCTGCCACGTGGCTTGATTTAAAAAAGCCAGACGGCGTGACACCTAAAGAAATTATTAGTTTAAATGGTGTGGGCAACGGAGGACTTTCGCTACGTCGCGTTTCGGCTATGCTGCGCCATTTACCCGAACTAAAGCAAAAAATAAACAAGTACGAGCAAATTCATGTACACCAGTATAACGAAGATGTGTTCTGGGGAATCGAAGTCAATCGGTACTGGCCCCGGTTACGCATTCCAGACTATCGGGAAGCCATGAAATTTGCCATTGAGTTTTACCCAAAGCGGGCTGTTGAAGACTATAACAAGGGGCAGTTGCCGTTCGGATGCCATGCTTGGGATATTCACGGCACCGCCTATTGGCGACCTATTTTTGCTCAGTATGGTTACCAAATTTGA
- a CDS encoding WbqC family protein, whose amino-acid sequence MTLAIMQPYFLPYIGYMQLMNAVDTFVLYDDVAFINRGWINRNKLLINGQEYLFTVPLKDASQNKPINEVHLADDPKWRGKLLKTIEQGYRKAPHYGTVMPVTEKMVNFTTDSIADLIYFSLVELNQHLGLTTRLVQSSTIYNNGHLKAQERILDICQQEKASAYINPIGGMELYDKPTFAQEKIALSFIKAKRVEYPQFNRNQEFIPWLSILDVLMFNDVTTVRAMLDEYELV is encoded by the coding sequence ATGACTCTAGCCATCATGCAGCCTTATTTTCTGCCTTACATTGGCTACATGCAGTTGATGAACGCGGTTGATACGTTCGTGCTGTATGACGATGTAGCGTTTATTAACCGGGGCTGGATCAATAGAAATAAACTGCTTATAAACGGGCAGGAATATCTTTTTACTGTGCCGCTGAAAGACGCCAGTCAAAACAAGCCGATCAACGAGGTACACTTAGCTGACGACCCAAAATGGCGTGGAAAGCTGCTAAAAACAATCGAACAGGGTTATCGGAAGGCACCCCATTACGGAACGGTAATGCCAGTGACCGAAAAAATGGTGAATTTTACGACCGATTCAATCGCTGATCTGATTTATTTCAGCCTCGTTGAACTCAATCAGCACCTCGGCCTGACAACTCGCTTGGTACAATCGTCTACAATTTACAACAACGGTCATCTGAAAGCGCAGGAGCGCATTCTAGATATCTGCCAACAGGAAAAAGCGTCGGCTTATATTAACCCGATTGGCGGCATGGAATTGTACGACAAACCTACCTTCGCTCAAGAAAAAATCGCCTTGAGTTTTATCAAAGCAAAACGGGTCGAGTATCCCCAGTTTAATCGGAATCAGGAATTTATACCCTGGCTTTCTATTTTGGATGTGCTTATGTTCAACGATGTGACTACCGTTCGGGCGATGTTGGATGAATATGAACTCGTTTGA
- a CDS encoding glycosyltransferase family 4 protein: MNVLYDHQCFTGLTYGGVSRYFFDLMSSFSNRSDIEFELSLRLSNNEYLSKASFSRHLRYRQLAHLRNVNRAASLFNRLYSLQRIKAGQYDIFHPTYYHRYFLKSINRPFVLTFHDATSERYGKQYPDVGEGLYEVKKQLLHRADRIISVSEFSKQEILRFFPIQPDKISVIHLGTNFKDDSLQNAPRAFDFPYLLFVGKRGLYKNFNVFFRAIRPVLNRYPDLHLVCAGGGAFTAEEQGLFHSARVNERVHYRPITDASLFGLYRHAQAFVFPSLNEGFGIPVLEAFSAGCPVIVSDRSSLPEVAADAAVYFDPEDDESIADAVEKVVMNDSLRNELRQKGAERLTHFSCEQTARQTLAVYQSLL, encoded by the coding sequence ATGAATGTTCTATACGACCATCAATGCTTTACAGGGCTGACATACGGGGGAGTATCCCGCTATTTCTTCGACTTGATGAGTTCGTTTTCCAATCGCTCTGACATCGAGTTTGAACTGTCTCTGCGGCTTTCCAACAACGAGTATCTTAGTAAAGCGTCATTTAGCAGGCACCTTCGCTATCGGCAGTTAGCCCATCTCCGGAATGTAAACCGGGCGGCCTCACTGTTTAATCGGCTGTATAGCTTACAACGCATCAAGGCTGGTCAGTATGATATTTTTCATCCTACTTACTACCACCGGTACTTTTTAAAATCCATTAATAGACCGTTCGTTCTGACCTTTCACGATGCCACTAGTGAACGCTATGGTAAGCAATACCCTGACGTTGGCGAAGGGCTATACGAGGTAAAGAAGCAACTGTTGCACCGGGCCGACCGGATTATTTCAGTCTCAGAATTTTCCAAGCAGGAAATTCTGAGATTCTTCCCGATTCAGCCTGATAAAATTAGTGTCATTCACCTGGGCACTAATTTTAAAGACGATTCTTTACAAAACGCACCAAGAGCTTTTGATTTTCCTTACCTGCTGTTTGTGGGAAAACGGGGGCTCTACAAAAATTTCAATGTCTTTTTTCGGGCCATTCGACCGGTTCTGAACCGTTATCCCGATTTGCATCTGGTTTGCGCTGGCGGTGGCGCTTTCACCGCTGAAGAACAGGGCTTGTTCCATTCGGCCCGAGTTAATGAACGCGTTCATTATCGCCCGATTACTGATGCAAGTTTGTTTGGACTCTACCGGCACGCGCAGGCTTTTGTCTTTCCGTCACTCAACGAAGGGTTTGGCATTCCTGTTCTGGAAGCATTTAGCGCTGGCTGTCCGGTCATCGTTAGTGATCGAAGTTCCTTGCCCGAAGTTGCTGCCGACGCTGCCGTTTATTTTGATCCTGAAGACGATGAATCGATTGCTGATGCGGTTGAAAAAGTCGTTATGAACGACAGCCTACGTAATGAACTGCGCCAGAAAGGTGCCGAACGGCTAACGCATTTTTCGTGCGAACAAACAGCTCGTCAAACACTGGCCGTCTACCAATCTTTACTGTAA
- a CDS encoding glycosyltransferase family 4 protein, whose product MRLLKAEGFQMHLLLGEGGPLLDEYRSVCTVTVWPASDRYVMGVLADKVLGKLGLWEQFYQRQQQKRQAEIRSILKLDSFDLVFVNTVTSSRWFSQLGIPETIPVVTFVHELAMSVRIYTRPNELAYLLGRTNHLLAVSEATARYYKEEHHFDPSRITLFTLIDTPSLKRNVDKARQQPNIYKELGLPNNALIVGGCGNAEWRKGNDLFVTLARQVIGRTPEANVHFVWVGISPGPLYDDLLMDIQKAGIAERVHLIAPTPDVLRYMSHFDVFALCSREDPYPLVVFEAGLSEVPVVCFDGAGGSPELIEADGGFAVPYLDLDAMSSRIVTLLNNPEQRRQMGKRLSEKILERHPAQQSIETLVTLFHQLT is encoded by the coding sequence ATGCGGTTACTGAAAGCGGAAGGATTCCAGATGCATTTGCTTTTGGGTGAAGGCGGGCCGCTTCTTGACGAGTATCGATCCGTGTGTACCGTTACGGTCTGGCCTGCATCTGACCGATATGTGATGGGCGTTTTAGCCGATAAGGTTCTGGGAAAACTAGGCTTGTGGGAGCAATTTTATCAACGCCAGCAACAAAAACGTCAGGCGGAAATCCGCTCAATTCTTAAGCTAGATTCCTTTGATCTGGTATTCGTCAATACCGTTACCAGCAGTCGGTGGTTTAGTCAGTTAGGCATTCCTGAAACCATTCCGGTGGTAACTTTTGTCCATGAACTGGCCATGTCTGTGCGGATTTACACCCGCCCCAATGAATTAGCTTATCTGTTAGGTCGAACCAATCATTTGCTGGCTGTATCCGAAGCAACCGCCCGGTACTACAAAGAAGAACATCACTTCGATCCGTCCCGCATTACGCTGTTTACGCTCATTGACACACCATCGTTGAAGCGCAACGTAGACAAGGCACGACAACAGCCCAATATCTATAAGGAGCTAGGCTTACCCAACAACGCCTTGATTGTCGGTGGATGCGGTAATGCGGAATGGCGCAAAGGAAATGATTTATTCGTAACCCTTGCCCGACAGGTAATCGGTAGAACACCCGAAGCCAACGTTCATTTTGTCTGGGTCGGCATATCGCCTGGGCCGTTGTACGACGACCTGCTGATGGACATTCAGAAAGCAGGGATCGCCGAACGGGTTCACCTGATCGCGCCCACCCCGGATGTACTGCGATACATGAGCCATTTTGATGTGTTTGCGCTTTGTTCGCGTGAAGACCCCTACCCGTTGGTTGTGTTTGAAGCCGGTTTGAGTGAAGTACCCGTTGTTTGTTTCGACGGTGCGGGCGGCTCTCCCGAACTGATTGAAGCCGACGGTGGTTTCGCGGTTCCTTACCTCGACCTCGACGCGATGAGCAGCCGCATTGTTACGTTGTTGAATAATCCTGAACAGCGTCGGCAGATGGGGAAACGGCTTAGCGAAAAAATTCTCGAACGTCACCCTGCGCAACAAAGCATCGAAACTCTCGTAACTTTGTTTCATCAATTAACCTAG
- a CDS encoding acetyltransferase — protein sequence MAKVIIFGVMDTAELAHFYLTHDSEHEVAAFTVSREYMNGSEFKGLPLVAFEDVETLFSPQEYKFFAPMTGRGMNRNRERIYLEAKAKGYEFISYVSSKATTFGNPIGENCFILEDNTIQPFTTIGNNVVLWSGNHIGHHGQIKDHVFFTSHVVMSGHCVIEPYCFFGVNSTIRDFLHIATGTLVGMATAIYKDTDEWGVYIGNPAKKLPTPSHETY from the coding sequence ATGGCAAAGGTTATCATTTTTGGGGTAATGGATACCGCCGAGCTGGCTCACTTCTACCTTACTCACGATTCTGAACACGAGGTAGCGGCCTTCACGGTCAGCCGGGAATACATGAATGGCTCAGAATTCAAAGGTTTACCCTTGGTCGCTTTTGAAGATGTAGAGACGTTGTTTTCACCGCAGGAGTATAAATTCTTCGCTCCGATGACGGGACGGGGTATGAACCGCAACCGTGAGCGAATTTACCTTGAAGCGAAGGCCAAAGGCTACGAATTTATCTCTTACGTTAGCTCAAAGGCTACGACATTCGGTAATCCAATCGGCGAAAACTGCTTTATCCTGGAAGACAACACCATTCAGCCTTTCACCACAATTGGCAATAACGTTGTACTCTGGAGCGGCAACCACATCGGCCACCACGGACAGATTAAGGATCACGTCTTTTTTACGTCGCATGTGGTCATGTCGGGTCATTGCGTGATTGAGCCGTATTGCTTCTTTGGGGTTAACAGCACCATTCGCGATTTTCTGCATATCGCAACCGGTACGCTGGTAGGGATGGCAACTGCCATTTACAAAGACACCGACGAATGGGGTGTGTACATCGGAAACCCGGCCAAGAAATTACCGACACCAAGTCACGAAACGTATTAA
- a CDS encoding acyltransferase family protein, giving the protein MPQLDSLRTFAVLLVVIYHWFPTGEGFNRLPNGTIGVMVFFVISGFLITRILIENRNRIAAGQSTLTDTYRNFFVRRALRIFPLYYLAITFVRVFHPETSDIDDQPLYYYLYGYNILLSKTGNWADILSPFWTLGVEEQLYLVWPWLVLLTPRHLFRWVIVGMVVVGVLFRGYGYSQGNLDGVLTPASFDAFGLGALWAYVATSQPDALPSFLKRLSLAAALALPGFIALQLLPGDDLLVVLFQRLFISVLALFIIVRASMGINGLAGHVLNSKALQYVGRISYGIYVFHMLVPGFVTPVVMRVLNRVGINLTLGFWSHRIISLVMLLIVASLSWYLFEKPINELKRYFSYTKSVGKSVGQSVS; this is encoded by the coding sequence ATGCCTCAGTTAGATTCCCTGCGGACATTCGCGGTGTTGCTGGTGGTTATTTACCACTGGTTTCCAACGGGCGAGGGATTCAATCGACTTCCCAACGGCACGATTGGCGTGATGGTCTTTTTCGTAATCAGCGGTTTTCTAATTACGCGCATTCTTATCGAAAACCGCAATCGGATAGCCGCAGGTCAGAGTACGCTTACCGATACGTATCGCAATTTCTTTGTCCGGCGCGCCTTACGGATTTTTCCGCTTTATTACCTCGCCATTACGTTTGTTCGCGTTTTTCATCCCGAAACATCGGACATTGACGATCAACCACTTTATTATTATCTGTACGGGTATAATATCTTGTTGAGCAAGACAGGTAACTGGGCTGATATTCTATCCCCTTTCTGGACATTAGGCGTTGAAGAACAATTGTATCTGGTCTGGCCCTGGCTTGTCTTGCTGACCCCGCGTCACCTGTTTCGGTGGGTCATTGTTGGCATGGTCGTAGTAGGTGTGCTATTCCGTGGTTATGGGTATTCGCAGGGCAATCTGGATGGTGTACTGACACCTGCCAGTTTCGATGCTTTTGGGTTGGGAGCCTTGTGGGCCTACGTGGCGACCAGTCAACCCGATGCTTTACCGTCTTTTCTGAAAAGATTATCGCTAGCAGCAGCTTTGGCATTACCCGGCTTTATTGCCCTACAGCTATTACCCGGTGATGATTTATTGGTCGTCCTGTTCCAGCGTTTATTCATTTCAGTCCTGGCCTTGTTTATCATCGTACGAGCCAGTATGGGCATAAACGGCTTGGCCGGACACGTACTCAACAGCAAAGCCTTGCAATACGTCGGTCGCATTAGCTACGGTATCTACGTCTTTCACATGCTCGTACCGGGCTTTGTTACGCCTGTTGTCATGCGCGTACTGAATCGTGTTGGTATAAACCTAACGCTGGGCTTCTGGTCACATCGAATTATTAGTCTTGTAATGCTATTAATCGTAGCTTCGCTGTCCTGGTATTTGTTTGAGAAGCCGATTAACGAGTTAAAACGATATTTTTCCTATACTAAATCAGTCGGTAAGTCAGTTGGTCAATCAGTGAGCTAG